In Trichocoleus desertorum NBK24, the following are encoded in one genomic region:
- a CDS encoding plasmid pRiA4b ORF-3 family protein has protein sequence MTIDLNRIDAIQDYDEAIAALEEFVADLAKEFIESPEGKAYLTAYPEMVEYVGSWIDQLLYFGYAYRSVTLPRMTKQDVEAIVTGLFPQKVTLQHPDEADTTIPELIAFWQFLKRAYKHRNATQIIKFLEKTQPKYKDIMNDPNRFGMAKSFVSAGMAAGFDMTTEAGLKAFQEQYNQQLRETTASTPSMPPGVPPGLGMLLSNLNAMLGSSSAPVPAEFQQLLGTLGGEVLDGEAEGDAIAPLSLSNTSSPEGFFQEFQRTMLQQVAEELPPLSPEHVALLTQQQISNAEPGTILRDFQTLLDFVGEAGVAVSGTQHLLPQKSLAELNQRLSEPIQLDLKRPVQKSYSPIHGLYLLLRTTGLGQIVSRGKKRFLMLEPTLLQSWRSLNPTEQYFTLLEAWLIRGHGEMLGEQRSPLNEGAKCIRFWPNVPSRGKRFSSYSEQQWLVYYPDFYNVALFKMFGLLEVESGKPEAGKGWRIKKIKRSPLGDALMTVIIHAFMAHGMVWESETDPTIPFGELQAHLQPYFLEWQNSLAVPKYEFRPGVYLFKVYLGKVWRRIAISSQMTLADLSGLILESVEFDSDHLDMFIYKNPLGRTIEVSHPYAESSPTTDEVRIGDLPLAEGASMTYVFDFGDWWKFEVQLEKIQPDDSRTDYGAILERHGAAPSQYPDYDDWDE, from the coding sequence ATGACGATTGATCTCAACCGCATTGATGCCATTCAAGACTATGACGAGGCGATCGCGGCCTTGGAAGAGTTTGTTGCAGATCTAGCCAAAGAATTTATTGAATCTCCAGAAGGCAAAGCTTATCTGACTGCCTATCCAGAGATGGTAGAGTATGTGGGGAGTTGGATTGACCAATTGCTTTACTTTGGCTATGCCTATCGCTCCGTGACTTTGCCTCGCATGACTAAGCAAGATGTAGAGGCGATCGTGACGGGGCTATTCCCACAAAAGGTGACGTTGCAGCACCCAGATGAGGCAGATACAACTATCCCTGAGCTGATCGCTTTTTGGCAATTTCTCAAGCGGGCCTATAAACACCGTAACGCCACCCAAATCATCAAGTTTCTAGAGAAAACTCAGCCTAAGTACAAAGACATCATGAACGATCCCAATCGGTTTGGCATGGCGAAATCTTTTGTTTCCGCTGGGATGGCGGCAGGCTTTGATATGACAACAGAGGCAGGACTCAAAGCCTTTCAGGAGCAATACAACCAGCAACTTCGCGAAACCACCGCTAGTACTCCTTCTATGCCACCTGGGGTTCCACCTGGCTTAGGAATGTTATTGAGTAACCTGAATGCCATGCTGGGTAGCTCCTCTGCACCAGTGCCTGCAGAATTTCAGCAGCTTTTAGGGACTTTGGGAGGTGAGGTGTTGGATGGTGAAGCAGAGGGAGATGCGATCGCCCCTCTCTCTTTATCTAATACGTCATCTCCGGAAGGCTTTTTTCAGGAATTCCAAAGAACAATGTTGCAGCAGGTAGCTGAGGAACTACCGCCCCTGTCTCCCGAACACGTTGCGCTCTTAACCCAGCAGCAGATTAGCAACGCTGAACCCGGAACCATCCTGCGCGATTTTCAGACTTTACTCGATTTTGTGGGCGAAGCAGGCGTTGCTGTTAGCGGCACTCAGCACCTATTGCCGCAAAAATCCCTGGCAGAGCTGAATCAACGTCTGAGCGAACCCATTCAGCTAGACCTGAAGCGGCCTGTACAGAAGTCTTATTCCCCTATTCATGGGCTGTACCTGCTGCTGCGAACGACTGGTTTAGGACAAATTGTGAGTAGGGGCAAAAAGCGATTTTTGATGCTTGAGCCGACGCTACTACAATCCTGGCGCTCTCTCAATCCCACCGAGCAGTACTTTACGTTACTAGAAGCCTGGCTGATTCGAGGACATGGGGAGATGCTGGGAGAACAAAGAAGCCCTCTCAATGAGGGAGCAAAATGTATCCGATTTTGGCCTAATGTTCCCAGTCGTGGCAAGAGATTTAGTAGCTACAGTGAGCAACAATGGTTGGTCTACTATCCTGACTTCTATAATGTTGCATTGTTCAAAATGTTTGGCCTCTTGGAAGTAGAATCGGGTAAGCCAGAGGCTGGCAAAGGTTGGCGAATTAAGAAGATTAAGCGATCGCCCCTAGGGGATGCCTTGATGACAGTGATCATCCATGCTTTCATGGCACATGGCATGGTGTGGGAGTCAGAAACCGATCCAACTATTCCTTTCGGCGAATTACAGGCTCATCTGCAACCTTATTTCCTTGAGTGGCAGAACAGTTTAGCGGTTCCCAAGTATGAATTTCGTCCAGGTGTCTATCTCTTCAAGGTCTACCTGGGTAAAGTTTGGCGGCGCATTGCTATTTCTAGCCAAATGACGCTAGCGGATTTAAGCGGTTTGATCCTTGAATCGGTCGAGTTCGACTCCGATCACTTGGATATGTTTATCTATAAAAACCCTTTAGGGCGCACCATAGAAGTCTCCCATCCCTATGCAGAAAGTTCTCCAACAACAGATGAAGTGCGAATCGGTGACCTACCTCTAGCTGAAGGCGCTTCAATGACGTATGTTTTTGATTTTGGGGACTGGTGGAAGTTTGAAGTGCAGCTAGAGAAAATCCAACCTGATGACTCCAGAACTGATTATGGTGCGATTCTGGAGCGTCACGGAGCAGCCCCATCTCAATATCCTGATTATGATGACTGGGACGAATAG
- a CDS encoding TVP38/TMEM64 family protein produces MKYNWMTLLRWMLIGVLIVLAIVFLNQVGIERIRQQVDQFGIWAPAIVFALRFTSIILPVLPGTAYAILAGGLFGFAEGLLIVALADLASCTFNFYIARRYGRSLVERFVGQQFMEKVDRLAQRHLERNFFLMTGFLMTGLFDFAAYGVGLTQVRWHSYLLALVVSILVAKPLWVAAGAGIFEDSQLLLGFALLAAFGIGIVTAVVQRQPDSSNS; encoded by the coding sequence ATGAAATACAACTGGATGACCCTGCTGCGCTGGATGCTAATCGGAGTTCTGATTGTTTTAGCGATCGTGTTCCTCAACCAAGTGGGAATTGAGCGAATTCGGCAGCAAGTTGATCAGTTCGGAATTTGGGCACCTGCGATCGTCTTTGCGCTCCGCTTTACCAGCATTATTCTGCCCGTGCTACCGGGAACGGCCTACGCCATTTTGGCAGGTGGACTGTTTGGATTCGCTGAGGGCTTGCTGATTGTGGCCTTGGCAGATTTGGCTTCCTGTACCTTCAACTTTTATATTGCCCGCCGTTATGGACGCAGTTTGGTGGAGCGCTTTGTCGGTCAGCAATTTATGGAGAAAGTCGATCGTCTGGCTCAACGCCATTTAGAACGCAACTTTTTCCTCATGACAGGTTTTCTCATGACTGGGTTATTTGATTTTGCCGCTTATGGGGTTGGCCTGACTCAAGTGCGCTGGCACAGTTATTTGCTAGCTTTAGTGGTCAGTATTCTCGTTGCTAAGCCTCTGTGGGTGGCAGCAGGCGCAGGCATCTTTGAGGATAGCCAATTACTTTTAGGCTTTGCTCTCCTCGCCGCTTTTGGGATTGGTATTGTGACGGCAGTGGTGCAACGGCAACCAGATTCATCCAATTCCTAG
- the nudC gene encoding NAD(+) diphosphatase, whose product MHRTFIPGTAAPEVQSSSAWWFAFLGHKLLVQVNGTSTTIPHLVNLAAIGLVPVRIQFLGTLDGEPCYSAELSQDAAIPGNMAVRGLRKLYGVLDEDLYVIGSRAVQIMEWDRTHQYCGCCGTPTTQLPTERAKRCPKCGLANYPRLSPAVIVLISRDEEVLLARAPRFPPGMYSVLAGFVEPGESLEETVAREVREEVGIEIKDIRYFGSQPWPFPNSLMIGFTATYASGEIVVQLAELTDAAWFHKQHLPQVPPRPSIARKLLDWFVSTP is encoded by the coding sequence ATGCATCGAACGTTTATCCCTGGCACCGCTGCCCCCGAAGTGCAATCTAGCTCTGCTTGGTGGTTTGCCTTTCTCGGCCACAAACTGTTGGTGCAGGTCAATGGCACCAGCACGACGATTCCTCATCTCGTTAATTTGGCAGCGATCGGTTTAGTCCCTGTGCGAATCCAGTTTCTCGGCACGCTAGATGGTGAGCCTTGCTACTCGGCAGAACTTTCTCAAGATGCAGCAATTCCAGGCAATATGGCTGTGCGAGGACTCCGCAAGCTATATGGCGTCTTGGACGAAGATTTATATGTGATAGGCAGTCGAGCCGTCCAAATTATGGAGTGGGATCGTACCCATCAATACTGCGGTTGCTGTGGCACTCCCACCACTCAGCTCCCAACAGAACGAGCGAAGCGCTGTCCTAAGTGCGGTTTAGCTAATTATCCCCGTCTCTCTCCAGCCGTGATCGTCTTGATCTCGCGTGATGAGGAAGTACTCCTGGCGCGGGCTCCTCGCTTTCCTCCCGGAATGTATAGCGTGCTAGCTGGCTTTGTAGAACCGGGAGAATCCCTAGAAGAGACCGTGGCGCGAGAAGTGCGGGAAGAAGTAGGGATTGAGATCAAAGATATCCGTTATTTTGGCTCCCAACCCTGGCCTTTCCCTAACTCCCTAATGATTGGCTTTACTGCCACCTACGCCAGCGGTGAAATTGTCGTACAACTAGCAGAGTTGACGGATGCCGCTTGGTTCCATAAACAGCACCTTCCGCAAGTGCCGCCTAGGCCCAGCATCGCTCGCAAACTGCTCGACTGGTTCGTCTCAACTCCCTAA